One part of the Microcoleus sp. bin38.metabat.b11b12b14.051 genome encodes these proteins:
- a CDS encoding vitamin K epoxide reductase family protein, producing the protein MIRRRSTPWIHRWSRTVMAAIAAITVLETAYLTIAKFTTGSVICPTSGCDKVLNSPYATVFGTVPLSLLGCLAYLSIAILALAPKAVNPDTNKGLYSQLENKTWQGLFIITAAMVIFSSYLMYLMAFEIQELCIYCISSAVFALSLFVLTLVGREWEDIGQLVFTGILVVMVSSIGALGLYNSVKAPVTVSSPGIAPPAVTTTSGPAQIALAQHLRQIGAKEYGAYWCPHCHDQKMLFGKEAAKIIDYFECDPRGQNSRAEICQAAAANVKGFPTWEIKGQFYSGTKQLDELADLSGYPGPRNFKN; encoded by the coding sequence ATGATTCGCCGACGTTCAACCCCTTGGATTCATCGCTGGTCTAGGACTGTGATGGCAGCGATCGCAGCCATCACAGTCCTAGAAACGGCTTATCTGACGATCGCTAAATTCACGACAGGCTCAGTCATTTGTCCCACCAGCGGCTGCGACAAAGTTCTCAACAGTCCCTACGCTACAGTTTTTGGCACAGTGCCCTTAAGCTTGTTAGGGTGTTTGGCTTATCTGAGCATAGCAATTCTGGCACTAGCTCCCAAAGCCGTAAATCCCGACACCAATAAAGGACTGTACTCTCAACTAGAAAACAAAACTTGGCAAGGGCTATTTATCATCACCGCTGCGATGGTAATTTTTAGCAGCTATTTGATGTACTTGATGGCTTTTGAAATTCAGGAGCTATGTATCTACTGCATCAGTTCCGCGGTATTTGCGCTGTCGCTATTTGTGCTGACGCTAGTCGGGCGCGAGTGGGAGGATATCGGACAGTTGGTGTTTACGGGCATTTTGGTGGTGATGGTAAGTTCGATCGGCGCCTTGGGACTCTACAACAGCGTCAAGGCGCCCGTCACTGTTTCTAGCCCCGGAATTGCACCTCCTGCGGTCACTACAACCTCAGGGCCCGCACAAATTGCTTTAGCGCAGCATCTGAGACAAATCGGCGCCAAAGAATACGGCGCTTACTGGTGTCCCCACTGCCACGACCAAAAAATGCTGTTCGGCAAAGAAGCAGCCAAAATAATTGATTATTTTGAATGCGATCCCAGGGGACAAAACTCCCGTGCAGAAATTTGTCAAGCTGCTGCTGCTAATGTTAAAGGTTTTCCGACGTGGGAGATTAAAGGTCAGTTTTATTCTGGGACAAAACAACTCGATGAACTCGCTGATTTATCGGGTTATCCCGGCCCGCGTAACTTTAAAAACTGA